In Amycolatopsis sp. EV170708-02-1, the following are encoded in one genomic region:
- a CDS encoding HdeD family acid-resistance protein, with product MPLVGLTVVEPRLAWPLAAVRGVFAILFGILALIWPGTTVLALAILYGIYAIFDGIGGIMQAFRPGDAAHRAAYGVLGAFGIIAGVLVLIWPGITVLVLALLVGFWAIFTGIVEIVAAIRLRKQIEGEAFLIAAGALSLIAGIVIVFNPIAGAYGIALLVGIYALLYGVMLLVLAFRLRKLTRA from the coding sequence ATGCCTCTCGTCGGTCTCACCGTCGTCGAACCCCGCCTGGCCTGGCCGCTCGCCGCCGTACGCGGGGTTTTCGCCATCCTGTTCGGCATCCTCGCGCTGATCTGGCCGGGAACGACCGTGCTGGCTCTCGCGATCCTCTACGGCATCTACGCCATCTTCGACGGAATCGGCGGCATCATGCAGGCCTTCCGGCCGGGTGACGCCGCCCATCGCGCCGCCTACGGTGTCCTCGGCGCGTTCGGGATCATCGCCGGTGTCCTCGTCCTGATCTGGCCGGGGATCACGGTGCTGGTGCTGGCCCTCCTGGTCGGCTTCTGGGCGATCTTCACGGGCATCGTCGAGATCGTCGCGGCGATCCGGCTGCGCAAGCAGATCGAGGGCGAGGCCTTCCTCATCGCGGCGGGCGCGCTCTCCCTGATCGCGGGCATCGTGATCGTGTTCAACCCGATCGCCGGCGCGTACGGGATCGCCCTCCTGGTCGGGATCTACGCCCTCCTGTACGGCGTGATGCTGCTCGTCCTGGCCTTCCGGCTGCGGAAACTCACCCGAGCCTGA
- a CDS encoding trans-aconitate 2-methyltransferase gives MTTGDWSDSWDRLMAKYQPGREQAIERMIDLIATRRDAPSPRVLDVGGGTGTLCSRLLARIPGAEVTLVDLDPVMLAIAGASLPSSVEVVRADLRDPGWTASLPYSGYDAVLAIMALHYLPPDRLTALYAELAGLVRAGGFVANVDDMPDGEAVASASDDGSWGAWWDRARADPVLGPAVVERARLFGDSPSAEWHPPAEWHLRALKGGPVDEPAVAWRNGAQAAVVAFKAR, from the coding sequence ATGACCACTGGGGACTGGAGTGACAGCTGGGATCGCCTCATGGCGAAATATCAGCCAGGACGTGAGCAGGCGATCGAGCGGATGATCGACCTGATCGCGACGCGACGCGACGCACCGTCGCCGCGGGTGCTGGACGTGGGTGGCGGCACGGGCACTCTCTGTTCTCGCCTGCTCGCGCGGATACCCGGGGCGGAGGTCACCCTGGTCGATCTCGACCCGGTGATGCTGGCGATCGCCGGTGCGTCGCTGCCGTCCTCGGTGGAGGTGGTCCGGGCCGATCTGCGGGATCCGGGCTGGACCGCCTCGCTGCCGTACAGCGGGTATGACGCCGTTCTGGCGATCATGGCATTGCACTACCTGCCACCGGACCGGTTGACCGCGTTGTACGCCGAACTCGCCGGACTGGTGCGGGCAGGCGGATTCGTTGCCAATGTGGACGACATGCCAGACGGGGAAGCCGTGGCGTCCGCGAGCGACGACGGCTCCTGGGGCGCCTGGTGGGATCGGGCAAGGGCTGATCCGGTGCTGGGCCCGGCGGTGGTGGAACGGGCCCGGCTGTTCGGCGATTCGCCTTCGGCGGAATGGCATCCTCCCGCCGAGTGGCACCTGCGAGCCTTGAAGGGCGGGCCGGTCGACGAGCCTGCCGTGGCGTGGCGGAACGGGGCTCAGGCCGCTGTGGTGGCCTTCAAGGCCCGCTGA
- a CDS encoding FAD-dependent oxidoreductase has protein sequence MSQPILLTVDDDPAVSRSVARDLRRRYGKDYRIIRADSGADALDALREIKLRGDAVAAILADYRMPQMDGIVFLEKAMDLFPNARRALLTAYADTDAAIQAINVVDVDHYLLKPWDPPEEKLYPVVDALVETWRAVGERPVDEIKLIGHRYSSPSFHLRDFLARNAVPYRWYSVDDDEGRRILEAADAAPHDIPVLVTPDGTVLRQPSGPELADAVGLSTRPTQEFYDLIVIGGGPAGLGAAVYGASEGLRTVIVERKATGGQAGTSSRIENYLGFPDGVSGAQLTDRARRQALKFGAEVLTARDVVGLEARGSARVVMFGDGTEISAHSVVLASGVTYRALEAPGVAELAGRGVYYGSAATEAPECKGEHVYIVGGANSAGQAAVFFSKHAADVTILVRGQSLEASMSHYLIEQIAGIENIHVRTRTTVVEAHGDDHLERLTLCENGGATETVPTGHLFIFIGAAPRTDWLGTEIQRDDHGFVRTGPDLLTDGGPPPGWPLDRDPHYLESSIPGVFVAGDVRAASVKRVASAVGEGAMAVTLVHRYLEEQ, from the coding sequence GTGAGCCAGCCGATCCTGTTGACCGTCGACGACGATCCCGCCGTATCCCGCTCGGTCGCCCGTGACCTGCGCCGAAGGTACGGAAAGGACTACCGGATCATCCGGGCCGATTCCGGTGCCGACGCCCTCGACGCGTTGCGCGAGATCAAGCTGCGCGGCGACGCCGTGGCCGCGATCCTCGCCGACTACCGGATGCCGCAGATGGACGGCATCGTCTTCCTCGAGAAGGCGATGGACCTGTTCCCGAACGCGCGCCGCGCGCTGCTGACCGCCTACGCCGACACCGACGCCGCGATCCAGGCGATCAACGTCGTCGACGTCGACCACTACCTCCTCAAGCCGTGGGACCCGCCGGAGGAGAAGCTCTATCCGGTCGTCGACGCGCTGGTGGAGACGTGGCGCGCGGTGGGGGAGCGGCCGGTCGACGAGATCAAGCTCATCGGTCACCGGTACTCCTCGCCGTCGTTCCACCTGCGCGACTTCCTGGCGCGCAACGCGGTGCCGTACCGCTGGTACTCCGTCGACGACGACGAGGGCCGCCGGATCCTCGAGGCGGCGGACGCGGCGCCGCACGACATCCCGGTGCTGGTCACCCCGGACGGCACGGTGCTGCGCCAGCCGTCCGGGCCCGAACTCGCCGACGCCGTCGGCCTCTCCACCCGGCCCACCCAGGAGTTCTACGACCTGATCGTGATCGGCGGCGGGCCCGCCGGGCTCGGGGCGGCCGTGTACGGCGCGTCGGAGGGGCTGCGCACCGTCATCGTCGAGCGCAAGGCGACCGGCGGGCAGGCGGGCACCAGCTCCCGCATCGAGAACTACCTCGGCTTCCCGGACGGCGTTTCCGGCGCGCAGCTCACCGACCGCGCGCGGCGGCAGGCGCTCAAGTTCGGCGCCGAAGTGCTCACCGCCCGCGACGTCGTGGGCCTGGAGGCCCGCGGCTCCGCGCGCGTGGTCATGTTCGGCGACGGCACCGAGATCTCCGCGCATTCCGTGGTGCTGGCCAGCGGCGTCACCTACCGGGCGCTGGAGGCTCCCGGCGTCGCCGAGCTCGCCGGCCGCGGCGTGTACTACGGCTCGGCCGCGACCGAGGCGCCCGAGTGCAAGGGCGAGCACGTCTACATCGTCGGCGGCGCGAACTCGGCGGGGCAGGCGGCCGTGTTCTTCTCCAAACACGCCGCCGACGTCACCATCCTCGTCCGCGGCCAGTCACTCGAAGCGTCGATGTCGCATTACCTGATCGAGCAGATCGCCGGGATCGAGAACATCCACGTCCGCACCCGGACCACCGTGGTCGAGGCGCACGGCGACGATCACCTCGAACGGCTGACCCTGTGCGAGAACGGCGGCGCGACCGAGACCGTGCCCACCGGGCATCTGTTCATCTTCATCGGCGCGGCGCCGCGCACCGACTGGCTCGGCACGGAGATCCAGCGGGACGACCACGGTTTCGTGCGCACCGGGCCCGATCTGCTCACCGATGGCGGCCCGCCGCCGGGCTGGCCGCTGGACCGCGACCCGCACTACCTGGAGTCGTCCATCCCGGGCGTCTTCGTGGCTGGCGACGTCCGGGCCGCGTCGGTGAAGCGCGTCGCGTCGGCCGTCGGCGAAGGCGCCATGGCGGTCACCCTGGTCCACCGGTACTTGGAGGAGCAATGA
- a CDS encoding VWA domain-containing protein, which produces MKRWAMLTVAAICALSLVSCDSSEGGTGLGEAEAGTLRVLAGSELADLQPLLEQEAAASGVKVKFQFTGTLEGTESLANGKVDGQYDAVWFSSNRYPAAVPEAAKRLGEQVKIMSSPVVLGLSASAAQRLGWTGRPVGWGEIAEQAGKKAFTYGMTDPSASNSGFSALVGVASALAGAGNAIDAQQIASVTPKLTEFFSAQAMSAGSSGWLSEAYQRRASGQDPGKKVDGLINYESVLLSMNASGKLPEPLTLVYPSDGVVTADYPLTLVQSANSDARDAHRKLAERLRTPDTQRKIMETTQRRPVVPGVPLGQQFAQKDLVELPFPATQQAVDALLGAYFDKIRRPSRTLYVLDTSGSMSGDRIESLRAALIGLTGADGSLTGRYRRFRSREEVTMLPFDTVPGSPETFTVPEGDPQPALDKIKRFAEGLDANGGTAIYDSLQRAYDIMGPLVARDPDRFNSIVLMTDGQNANGSKFSDFQLRFPSLPEAMRQIPVFTVIFGEGDSAELGEVAKRTGGNVFDARGDVLPKVFQEIRGYQ; this is translated from the coding sequence GTGAAACGCTGGGCTATGCTCACGGTGGCGGCGATCTGCGCGCTGTCACTGGTTTCCTGCGATTCGAGCGAAGGCGGGACGGGCCTGGGGGAGGCCGAAGCGGGCACCTTGCGGGTACTCGCGGGCAGCGAACTGGCCGATCTGCAACCGCTGCTGGAACAGGAGGCGGCGGCCAGTGGGGTCAAGGTCAAGTTCCAGTTCACCGGGACACTGGAAGGCACCGAGTCGCTGGCGAACGGCAAGGTGGACGGCCAATACGACGCCGTCTGGTTCTCGTCGAACCGCTATCCGGCGGCGGTTCCGGAGGCCGCGAAACGGCTGGGCGAGCAAGTGAAGATCATGAGCTCGCCGGTGGTGCTCGGGCTGTCCGCGTCGGCCGCGCAACGGCTCGGCTGGACGGGGCGGCCGGTGGGCTGGGGCGAGATCGCCGAGCAGGCCGGGAAGAAGGCCTTCACCTACGGCATGACCGACCCGTCCGCGTCGAACTCCGGTTTCTCGGCGCTCGTCGGGGTGGCGTCGGCGCTCGCGGGGGCGGGCAACGCGATCGACGCGCAGCAGATCGCTTCCGTCACGCCGAAACTGACCGAGTTCTTCAGCGCGCAGGCGATGTCGGCGGGCTCGTCCGGCTGGCTTTCCGAGGCCTACCAGCGACGGGCGAGCGGGCAGGACCCCGGCAAGAAGGTCGACGGGCTGATCAACTACGAGTCCGTCCTGCTGTCGATGAACGCGAGCGGGAAACTCCCCGAACCGCTGACGCTGGTGTATCCCTCCGACGGTGTCGTCACCGCGGACTACCCGCTGACGTTGGTGCAGAGCGCGAACTCCGACGCGCGGGACGCGCACCGCAAGCTCGCCGAGCGGCTGCGGACGCCGGACACCCAGCGCAAGATCATGGAGACCACGCAACGCCGCCCGGTCGTGCCCGGGGTCCCGCTGGGGCAGCAGTTCGCTCAGAAGGACCTTGTGGAGCTTCCGTTCCCCGCTACGCAGCAGGCGGTCGACGCGTTGCTGGGCGCCTACTTCGACAAGATCCGGCGGCCGTCGCGGACGCTGTACGTACTCGACACCTCCGGTTCCATGTCGGGCGACCGGATCGAGTCGCTGCGCGCCGCGCTGATCGGGCTGACCGGCGCCGACGGTTCGCTGACCGGGCGGTACCGCCGGTTCCGCAGCCGCGAAGAGGTCACGATGCTGCCGTTCGACACCGTGCCCGGCAGTCCGGAGACGTTCACCGTCCCGGAAGGCGATCCACAACCCGCTTTGGACAAGATCAAGCGTTTCGCCGAGGGCCTCGACGCGAACGGCGGCACGGCGATCTACGACAGCCTTCAGCGCGCGTACGACATCATGGGCCCCTTGGTCGCGCGCGACCCCGACCGCTTCAATTCCATCGTGCTGATGACCGACGGGCAGAACGCGAACGGCTCCAAGTTCTCGGACTTCCAGCTGAGGTTCCCGTCGTTGCCGGAAGCGATGCGGCAGATCCCGGTGTTCACCGTGATCTTCGGCGAAGGCGACTCCGCCGAACTCGGCGAGGTCGCGAAACGCACCGGTGGCAACGTGTTCGACGCACGCGGCGACGTGCTCCCCAAGGTGTTCCAGGAAATCCGCGGGTACCAGTGA
- a CDS encoding toxic anion resistance protein, translated as MDDFTLTPPEPVEAIPAERAAGLVTLAPEVHAEVTKRAEDFARRLEALDVRSPDFTRVLDELLAVGESDMRAAATVAGALLDRSTRALAEIGSPQHQATVSLAGLRRAVAEIDPAKLPITGRKLMGLIPVAGSAKKALDRYRAANEPVNALVLDLRARQDVLRRDNAALKGERERLWATLGKLSEAAAFAEAVDTAVDRQAGIFDFTDPMRAKALRADALHPIRQRHQDLLTQLAVSAQGYLALDLVRRNNDELIRGIERAVSTTVAALRVALVVSGALAGQRDVLDEVQAVRATTDGLIRANAEMLELRSAEIQRAGSDPAVAVATIRESFERIYRSIDAIDEFKAGAVSTMAATVEALSGEIRRAEDHLRRSHETAAAEGAS; from the coding sequence ATGGACGATTTCACGCTCACTCCACCCGAACCGGTGGAGGCGATCCCGGCCGAGCGGGCGGCCGGCCTGGTCACCCTCGCGCCCGAGGTGCACGCTGAAGTCACGAAGCGCGCGGAAGATTTCGCCCGGCGGCTCGAAGCGCTCGACGTACGGTCGCCGGACTTCACGCGAGTCCTGGACGAACTGCTCGCGGTCGGCGAGTCCGACATGCGCGCGGCGGCGACCGTCGCCGGGGCGCTGCTGGACCGGTCGACGCGGGCACTCGCGGAAATCGGGTCACCGCAACACCAGGCGACGGTGAGCCTGGCCGGGCTCCGGCGGGCCGTGGCGGAGATCGACCCGGCGAAGCTGCCGATCACCGGCCGCAAGCTGATGGGCCTGATCCCGGTCGCGGGCAGCGCGAAGAAGGCGCTGGACCGCTATCGCGCGGCCAACGAGCCGGTGAACGCGCTCGTCCTGGACCTGCGTGCGCGGCAAGACGTCCTGCGACGGGACAACGCCGCGCTCAAGGGTGAACGAGAACGGCTGTGGGCGACGCTCGGCAAGCTGTCGGAAGCGGCCGCGTTCGCCGAAGCCGTCGACACGGCCGTCGACCGCCAGGCCGGCATCTTCGACTTCACCGACCCCATGCGAGCCAAGGCCTTGCGGGCCGACGCGCTGCATCCGATCCGGCAGCGGCATCAGGACCTGCTGACCCAGCTCGCCGTCAGCGCGCAGGGCTACCTGGCGCTGGACCTGGTGCGGCGCAACAACGACGAGCTGATCCGCGGGATCGAACGGGCGGTGTCGACGACGGTCGCGGCGCTGCGGGTCGCGCTCGTGGTGAGCGGGGCGCTCGCCGGGCAGCGTGACGTCCTCGACGAGGTCCAGGCCGTGCGGGCCACGACCGACGGGCTGATCAGGGCCAACGCGGAGATGCTGGAACTGCGCAGCGCCGAGATCCAGCGCGCCGGCAGCGATCCGGCGGTGGCGGTGGCGACGATCCGCGAGTCGTTCGAGCGGATCTACCGGAGCATCGACGCGATCGACGAATTCAAGGCGGGGGCCGTCTCGACGATGGCGGCGACCGTGGAGGCGCTGTCCGGGGAGATCCGGCGGGCCGAAGACCATCTGCGCCGGTCTCACGAGACGGCGGCGGCCGAGGGGGCATCGTGA
- a CDS encoding LmeA family phospholipid-binding protein, translating into MSDGRWFDLNPLPELFGLAAAGRALLPNVPVTPAAILKTVTEQLVGRRLTAKVDGHDVGLTLTGLDYQADSLSLAATGRVGDVRIVVEDVDWPETPLERITVLASNVRLRSLPSPAAIPEQVKMAIRVSPEVLQARVAEVRPGIIVTPGEDGHFHIRWEKRPRWGHLALESTVEHDAVVLRPMSVHIGRRRFGPPSRLKPIVLPLPELPQGIRLTAVEAHDGHLVLHALAEEWPEKLSTVPLGDLLGWVTTAVTTLTLPRLVGR; encoded by the coding sequence ATGAGCGACGGCAGATGGTTCGACCTGAACCCGCTTCCCGAGCTGTTCGGCCTGGCCGCCGCCGGGCGGGCGCTGTTGCCGAACGTGCCCGTGACCCCGGCCGCGATCCTGAAGACCGTGACCGAGCAGCTGGTCGGGCGGAGGCTGACGGCCAAGGTGGACGGGCACGACGTCGGTCTCACCCTGACGGGGCTCGACTACCAGGCCGACAGTCTCAGCCTGGCCGCCACCGGCCGGGTCGGCGATGTCCGGATCGTCGTCGAGGACGTCGACTGGCCGGAAACCCCGCTGGAACGCATCACCGTGCTGGCGTCGAACGTCCGCCTCCGCTCGCTCCCGTCCCCCGCCGCCATCCCCGAACAGGTGAAGATGGCGATCCGCGTATCCCCGGAAGTCCTCCAGGCCCGCGTGGCCGAGGTCCGGCCGGGCATCATCGTGACCCCCGGCGAGGACGGACATTTCCACATCCGCTGGGAAAAGCGGCCACGCTGGGGGCATCTCGCCCTGGAGTCCACTGTGGAGCACGACGCCGTCGTCCTCCGGCCGATGTCCGTCCACATCGGACGACGCCGATTCGGTCCGCCGTCCCGGCTCAAACCGATCGTGCTGCCGCTGCCCGAGCTCCCGCAAGGGATCCGGCTCACGGCGGTCGAAGCGCACGACGGTCACCTGGTCCTGCACGCGCTGGCCGAGGAGTGGCCGGAGAAGCTGTCCACCGTCCCGCTCGGCGACCTGCTGGGCTGGGTGACGACGGCGGTGACCACGTTGACCCTGCCGAGGCTAGTCGGACGGTGA
- a CDS encoding ATP-binding protein, with translation MSVLPREELRGLFLFEHLSEEQLDWIDEHAVLEQYTGGTTVMREGEPATCFYLLLSGALRMTRLVGGTEVETIRSDQRGAYCGATQFFVHQETEHTYGASVHAVSDLTFLTLPAAEFATEFRRWFPMATHLLEGMYLGWRNSDTVIGSRRRLLALGELSAGLTHELNNPAAAAVRATASLRERVAGMRHKLAMLAKKNVDPTLLEQLLDIQEQLVKQVASAPKLTAMQQADREDEIGDWFDDHGIDQGWDLADIYVRAGLTVPDLDRLLDSVGETFLDGAVRWLAYALETEMLMGEIEDSTTRISVLVGKAKQYSQMDRAPHQWIDVHEGLDSTLVMLAGKIAPGIRVVKEYDHTIPRIPAYAGELNQVWTNVIDNALGAMGGEGTLTLRTSRVDDHVHVEIGDTGPGIPAEVRQRIFEPFFTTKPVGQGTGLGLDISWRIVVERHQGDLRVDSAPGDTRFTVCLPVSEQSVI, from the coding sequence ATGAGCGTTCTGCCCAGGGAAGAACTGCGCGGGCTCTTCCTCTTCGAGCACCTCAGCGAGGAGCAGCTCGACTGGATCGACGAACACGCCGTGCTGGAGCAGTACACCGGCGGCACCACGGTCATGCGCGAGGGTGAACCGGCCACCTGCTTCTATCTCCTGCTGTCGGGCGCGCTGCGGATGACGCGGCTCGTCGGGGGCACCGAGGTCGAGACGATCCGGTCCGACCAGCGCGGCGCGTACTGCGGTGCGACGCAGTTCTTCGTGCACCAGGAGACCGAGCACACGTACGGCGCTTCGGTGCACGCGGTCAGCGACCTCACCTTCCTGACCCTGCCCGCGGCCGAGTTCGCGACCGAGTTCCGCCGCTGGTTCCCGATGGCGACGCATCTGCTGGAGGGCATGTACCTCGGCTGGCGCAACAGCGACACCGTCATCGGTTCGCGGCGGCGGCTGCTGGCGCTCGGCGAACTGTCCGCCGGGTTGACCCACGAACTCAACAATCCGGCGGCCGCCGCCGTCCGCGCGACGGCGTCGCTGCGGGAGCGGGTCGCCGGGATGCGGCACAAACTCGCGATGCTGGCGAAGAAGAACGTCGACCCGACGCTGCTGGAGCAGTTGCTCGACATCCAGGAGCAGCTGGTCAAACAGGTCGCGTCGGCGCCGAAGCTGACCGCGATGCAGCAGGCCGACCGCGAGGACGAGATCGGCGACTGGTTCGACGACCACGGCATCGACCAGGGCTGGGATCTCGCCGACATCTACGTCCGCGCGGGCCTGACCGTGCCCGATCTGGATCGCCTGCTCGACTCGGTCGGCGAGACCTTCCTCGACGGCGCCGTGCGCTGGCTCGCGTACGCGCTCGAGACCGAGATGCTGATGGGCGAGATCGAGGATTCGACCACCCGGATCTCGGTGCTGGTCGGCAAGGCCAAGCAGTACTCCCAGATGGATCGCGCCCCGCACCAGTGGATCGACGTCCACGAAGGCCTCGACTCGACCCTCGTGATGCTCGCGGGCAAGATCGCGCCGGGGATCCGCGTGGTGAAGGAGTACGACCACACGATCCCGAGGATCCCGGCGTACGCGGGCGAGCTGAACCAGGTGTGGACGAACGTCATCGACAACGCGCTCGGCGCCATGGGCGGCGAGGGCACGCTGACCCTGCGGACGTCCAGGGTGGACGATCACGTGCACGTCGAGATCGGCGACACCGGGCCCGGCATCCCCGCGGAGGTACGGCAGCGGATCTTCGAGCCGTTCTTCACCACGAAACCGGTCGGGCAGGGGACGGGGCTCGGCCTGGACATCTCCTGGCGCATCGTCGTCGAACGGCATCAGGGCGATCTCCGGGTCGATTCGGCGCCGGGTGACACGCGGTTCACCGTATGCCTGCCGGTCTCGGAGCAGTCCGTGATCTGA
- a CDS encoding beta/gamma crystallin family protein, which yields MHKYRLGAAFLAAVVMCLAGGVPANAGQRDEHCVADTATGAFRCFDSAEKSLAAASAGEVGASATVISVLYEHANFGGASVAVTGSPCVEGTNQTVGFLGAWNDRISSFKTFNNCYITMYEHAEYQGASQEWYANDSGNYGSNMNDLGSSVVYSRGPSRAELLKDCGRATKTCNAHVDQRGQDFYGDWGRVDTVFNCSANKITQVIGKRDTRSGKNTVSNELSVSAGFEFLVQWTVAYKRTWGQEWGWETSESVETRIEVNPGYWAGLDRSPVMRVGYGSYDMWYDKRRWGHHQWYVWNFSGEGPAPGVVGQTRTVGKKMTTEEKKKVCGKSAGLVRSAAVTEAETAAAVAKPAAPAVRVAQGALHS from the coding sequence GTGCACAAGTACAGACTCGGGGCGGCCTTCCTGGCCGCTGTGGTGATGTGTCTCGCCGGCGGTGTCCCGGCGAACGCCGGACAGCGCGACGAACACTGTGTCGCCGACACGGCCACCGGAGCGTTCCGGTGTTTCGACAGTGCCGAGAAGTCACTCGCGGCGGCGTCGGCAGGCGAGGTCGGCGCGTCCGCGACGGTGATCAGCGTGCTCTACGAACACGCGAACTTCGGCGGCGCGAGTGTCGCGGTCACCGGATCGCCGTGCGTCGAGGGGACCAACCAGACCGTCGGCTTCCTCGGTGCCTGGAACGACCGGATCTCCTCGTTCAAAACCTTCAACAACTGCTACATCACGATGTACGAGCACGCCGAATACCAGGGCGCCAGCCAGGAGTGGTACGCCAACGACAGTGGCAACTACGGGTCGAACATGAACGACCTCGGCAGCTCCGTCGTGTACTCGCGCGGGCCGTCCCGTGCCGAACTGCTCAAGGACTGCGGCCGCGCCACCAAGACCTGCAACGCCCACGTCGACCAGCGCGGCCAGGATTTCTACGGTGACTGGGGCCGGGTGGACACGGTCTTCAACTGCAGTGCCAACAAGATCACCCAGGTGATCGGGAAACGCGACACCCGCAGCGGGAAGAACACGGTGTCGAACGAGCTCAGCGTGAGCGCGGGCTTCGAGTTCCTCGTCCAGTGGACGGTCGCCTACAAGCGCACGTGGGGCCAGGAGTGGGGCTGGGAAACCAGCGAGAGCGTCGAGACCCGGATCGAGGTGAATCCGGGCTATTGGGCGGGCCTGGACCGCTCTCCGGTGATGCGGGTGGGCTACGGCTCGTACGACATGTGGTACGACAAGCGCCGATGGGGCCACCACCAGTGGTACGTCTGGAACTTCAGCGGTGAGGGCCCGGCGCCCGGCGTCGTCGGCCAGACCAGGACCGTCGGCAAGAAGATGACCACGGAAGAGAAGAAGAAGGTGTGCGGTAAGTCGGCCGGTCTCGTGCGGTCGGCCGCCGTGACCGAGGCGGAAACCGCCGCGGCTGTCGCGAAGCCTGCCGCGCCCGCGGTGCGCGTCGCGCAGGGCGCGTTGCACAGCTGA